Proteins from one Impatiens glandulifera chromosome 2, dImpGla2.1, whole genome shotgun sequence genomic window:
- the LOC124925246 gene encoding G-type lectin S-receptor-like serine/threonine-protein kinase LECRK2, whose amino-acid sequence MTIDEEATTTTSGEEEKVGDAAVVGEPIIGTVSHGILDNNGNFMVVNLNSETLWGSFNHSTDTILPGQTLPLSSAYLYSRKAEDNFSQGRFRLRLDENGNLVLRMINIPSSFRTEPYLTHASGLNETSDIRGLNFNESGHLFISYGDHGKDLIFLQEEEGNRGAGEGFYYYRATLDSDGVFAVYRWRNEEPTWKVVWQIPKDICLTDPTYSGSGVCGFNRICRLNVNSRPDCQCPRPFTQDDPDDDYRSCVPGFIQSCGNGTYFPDDYDFYTQINIDWPLSDYEVLQPYTEETCKQDCLNDCMCAVAVHRTDNYSWKKKLPLSNGRVSPSVNRKTFIKFSKKNNTNSSSPHPDTVGRRKNDDALILLISLFLGGSGLVNVVLFVAISITDFLIYNKKILSRAKELGDNDILDKHLRCFTYRELEAATDSFKEEAGRGSFGIVYKGVLKTKTGHLEPIAVKKLDRIVQDIDLEFKTEVNVIGQTHHKNLVRLVGYCSEGENRLLVYEYLRNGSLAGFLFGELKLLV is encoded by the coding sequence CCCATCATTGGCACGGTTTCCCATGGAATCTTGGACAACAACGGCAACTTCATGGTTGTCAACCTGAATTCTGAAACTTTATGGGGGAGTTTCAATCATTCAACCGACACCATATTGCCCGGGCAGACGCTGCCGTTATCTTCTGCCTATCTGTACTCCAGAAAAGCAGAGGATAATTTCTCTCAGGGCAGATTCAGGCTCAGATTAGACGAAAATGGCAATCTTGTATTGCGGATGATCAACATACCGAGCTCTTTCAGAACCGAACCTTACCTTACCCATGCATCCGGCTTGAATGAAACAAGTGACATTCGAGGGCTTAACTTCAATGAATCAGGCCATCTGTTCATCTCATATGGTGATCACGGGAAAGATTTAATCTTTCTACAAGAGGAGGAAGGGAACAGAGGCGCCGGAGAAGGGTTTTATTACTACAGAGCAACTCTTGATTCTGATGGGGTGTTCGCCGTGTATCGATGGCGGAATGAAGAACCTACATGGAAAGTGGTCTGGCAGATTCCAAAAGACATTTGTTTGACCGATCCTACGTATTCAGGCAGCGGTGTTTGTGGATTCAACAGAATTTGTCGTCTAAACGTGAACAGCCGACCCGATTGTCAGTGTCCGAGACCATTCACTCAGGACGATCCAGACGACGATTACAGAAGCTGCGTTCCTGGCTTTATCCAATCATGCGGGAATGGAACCTATTTTCCTGATGACTACGATTTCTACACCCAAATCAACATTGATTGGCCATTAAGTGATTATGAGGTATTGCAGCCTTACACTGAAGAAACATGCAAGCAGGATTGCTTAAACGACTGTATGTGTGCTGTCGCCGTTCATCGTACAGACAATTATAGCTGGAAGAAGAAGTTGCCACTCTCTAATGGCAGAGTTTCTCCATCTGTTAATAGAAAGACATTCATCAAATTCAGCAAGAAGAACAACACAAATTCTTCTTCTCCTCACCCGGATACTGTCGGCCGCCGGAAGAACGACGACGCTCTTATCCTTCTTATATCCCTCTTTCTCGGGGGGTCGGGTTTAGTCAATGTCGTACTCTTCGTCGCCATCTCTATTACGGATTTTCTCATCTACAACAAGAAAATATTGTCACGGGCAAAAGAATTAGGAGACAACGACATTTTGGATAAACACTTACGTTGTTTCACTTACAGAGAACTCGAGGCTGCCACCGACAGTTTCAAGGAAGAAGCTGGACGCGGCTCGTTCGGCATTGTATACAAAGGCGTGTTGAAAACGAAAACGGGTCATTTGGAACCTATCGCGGTCAAGAAACTAGATAGAATCGTGCAAGACATCGACCTTGAATTCAAAACCGAAGTGAATGTGATCGGACAAACCCATCACAAGAATTTGGTAAGATTGGTCGGGTATTGTTCCGAGGGGGAGAATCGACTATTGGTTTACGAATACCTCAGAAACGGGTCGCTAGCAGGTTTCCTTTTCGGCGAATTGAAGCTATTGGTTTAG